The following coding sequences are from one Nilaparvata lugens isolate BPH chromosome 6, ASM1435652v1, whole genome shotgun sequence window:
- the LOC111051642 gene encoding uncharacterized protein K02A2.6-like: MLRKIFSHNGLPGILVSDNATLFTSNDFQAFCKQNGIKQRFIAPGQPATNGLAERYVQTFKKKLKTMTSDEGTHHEKFHAALFRLRVTPLESGETPAELFMGRPLRTHLDIYKPTIPDINLAVQPPPELVHHLPLGARVQAHSYTTSGKWRYGTIVECLGRLHYLVELDEGYTIKRHIDQLQLCEIPLTKNALDQSSPIVTLEIPDFRPREQLYSNQQDVPVSGQEYRQPTDMNTDLTQHALQPPQNAEIQQRTPMSTTGVVEQQVDPSSRAQDQTRRSNREQRPVNKLNL, translated from the coding sequence ATGTTGAGGAAAATATTCTCTCACAATGGACTTCCAGGAATCCTGGTCAGTGACAATGCCACACTTTTCACTTCCAATGACTTTCAAGCATTTTGCAAACAAAATGGAATAAAACAAAGATTTATTGCCCCAGGCCAACCAGCAACAAATGGATTGGCTGAACGCTACGTCCAGACTTTCAAGAAGAAACTTAAGACAATGACATCTGACGAAGGCACTCATCATGAGAAGTTCCATGCAGCTCTGTTCAGACTGCGTGTTACACCATTGGAGTCAGGAGAAACACCAGCAGAACTCTTCATGGGTCGTCCACTACGAACACATCTAGACATCTACAAACCCACTATCCCTGACATCAACCTAGCAGTCCAACCACCACCTGAACTAGTCCATCATTTGCCCTTAGGAGCCAGGGTGCAGGCTCATAGCTACACCACATCAGGCAAGTGGCGCTATGGAACCATTGTAGAATGTCTTGGTAGGCTCCACTACCTTGTTGAACTGGATGAAGGATACACAATCAAGAGACACATCGATCAACTTCAACTATGTGAAATTCCTCTCACCAAGAATGCACTTGACCAGTCTTCTCCAATTGTTACCTTGGAGATACCTGACTTCAGACCAAGAGAACAATTGTACAGCAACCAACAAGATGTTCCAGTGTCTGGTCAAGAATATCGCCAACCAACTGACATGAACACGGATTTGACACAACATGCCCTGCAACCACCTCAAAATGCAGAGATACAACAGAGAACACCCATGTCAACAACTGGAGTTGTTGAGCAACAGGTTGATCCCAGTTCCAGAGCCCAGGACCAGACTAGGCGTTCCAACCGAGAGCAAAGACCAGTCAATAAATTGaacttgtaa